The Acidimicrobiales bacterium region GACCCCTGTGCGTAGCGCCGGGCGAGGTCGGCATCGAAGATGATCCCGTAGCGGTGGGACTGGCGCTCGATCTCCGCGGTCATGTCGGCCAGATACGCCTCGGGCGAGTCCTCGATGCCCTCGGCGGCCTGCTTCGCGGACCGGGCGAACGCGAGGTATCCCGTCGAACGGGCGGCGTTGCCCCCCACGCGGTCGGTCGCCTCGAGGACCACCACCTCGGCACCCTCGCGCGCTGCGGTCAGTGCCGCGGCACAACCTCCCGGTCCCCCACCGACGACGACGATGTCGGTGGTCGTGGTGACCTCCACCTCGGCGGTGTCGCCGTGGGTGGTCACTGCAGCGACGTCTCCTCGAGTGCCGACGGGAAGTCGCCGCCTGCGATCCAGTTGTCGAATGCCGGTCGTCGATCCGCCGAGACGAGCTCGATCCGTAGACCGAGGGCGCCGATCACGTGGTACGTGAAGCCGAAGGGCTCGCAGCTCTCGTGGTCGTAGGTTGCGAGCCAGGGGTACCCGGCATCGCTGAGCCGGGCCGAATCGGAGATGAGGTCCTCGCTCCAGAACCCGAGGTGGTGCACCCCGTTCGCCGAGGCAGGGTCCCAGATGGTGCCCGGCGAGGCCGCGATGATCTCCCAGTGGGGTGGACCGTTCACCGAGTAGGTCACCCGCATGTCGGTCTTCACGACGCCGTTGGGTTGGCGGACGTCGAAGTCGCGCACGACCGTCGACGCCCACTCGAGCCCCGCCGTCGCCGAGAGCTCGGCGAGCGTGGCGTCGAAGTCGGTCGTCACGATCCCCCAGTGGTAGAACCCCTCGAGCGGCACGAGGCCCTCGAGGGCGGACATGGTCTGTGAGTCAGGCGCCATTGGCGACCCACCCCCCGTCTACGTAGATGGTCTCGCCGGTCACGTAGGACGCGGCGTCGGATAGTAGGAACTCGGCGACCCGGCCGATCTCGGCCGGCTCACCGACGCGACCGAGCGGGACGCGGCTCTGAAGCCAGGCGACCTGGGCCGGATCCACGAGACGCTCCTCGGTCATCGGCGTGCGGATCGGTCCGGGCCCGATGGCGTTCGCCCGCACACCGAGGGGGGCACCCTCGAGCGCTGCGGCCTTGGTCAGCGCGGCGACGGCCCCCTTGGACGCGACGTAGTGGGCCTGGCCGGCGACCGCGATCGTCGCGTTGACCGAGGCGATCGTGACGATCGCTCCGGGGTCACCGGTCGTGTGGCGTCGCAGGTACTCACGGATCGCGAGCCAGGTCCCGACGACGTTGACATCGAGATGGCGACGGAAGTCAGCGGCCGAGGTGTCGACGATGTCGCCACGCGTCCGGATCCCGGCACAGGTCACGAGACCGCGCAACGGTCCCACATCGTCGAGCGCCCGCTCCCATGCGACGTCGTCGGCGACGTCGAGAGCGATCCCTCCGGGCGGCGGATCGAGATCGACCGGGACGGGCTCCCAGCCTTCGGCGGCGAGGACCTCACAGGTTGCGGCCCCGATGCCGGAACCGCCCCCGGTGACGAGTACACGGGCCCCGGCGAACGGGGCCGTCACTAGTCGAGAACCTCGGGCTCGTCGCGCAGGAGGCGGCGCAGCGCTCCGCCCCAGAAGTAGCGGACCGTCATGTTCTTGTTGTTGATGGCGTCCTTGAGCTTGCCCCGCTGCTCAGGGGGCACAGGGACCGCCTTCTGTCCCGACGCCATGGCGTCATAGTTGAGGCGACACATCCGCTCGAAAGTGACGGCGCGGTAGCACGCGAGCTCGAGTTGGTCGGCGAGGATCAACACGCCGTGGTTGGCGAGAATGACCGCTGTCGCCCCGTCGATGGCGTCGGAGAGGTACTGGCCGTCCTTGGCGTTGTCGACGCCGCCGGTGTATTCGTCGAAGAGGCGCACGTCACCGTCGAACATGCACGCCTGCTGGTCGGTGACGTCGGGCGCCACCTTCATGGTGGCGAGCAGCGTCCCGTAGTACGGGTGGTTGTGGATCACGACCTTCGCGTCCGGCTGGTTGCGGTGGATCTCGGTGTGGATCGCCACCGCCGGCGTGACCTCCCAGCGGCCCTCGATCACCTCACCGTCGGCGTCGATGGTC contains the following coding sequences:
- a CDS encoding VOC family protein, which translates into the protein MAPDSQTMSALEGLVPLEGFYHWGIVTTDFDATLAELSATAGLEWASTVVRDFDVRQPNGVVKTDMRVTYSVNGPPHWEIIAASPGTIWDPASANGVHHLGFWSEDLISDSARLSDAGYPWLATYDHESCEPFGFTYHVIGALGLRIELVSADRRPAFDNWIAGGDFPSALEETSLQ
- a CDS encoding class II aldolase/adducin family protein, with translation MGKLDEALSGSGFPRVMPDVPELTMPQKIAATARMLAKTGYALDVAGHITVVRDDRDDGSMWCTPYGKWWYEVQASDILTIDADGEVIEGRWEVTPAVAIHTEIHRNQPDAKVVIHNHPYYGTLLATMKVAPDVTDQQACMFDGDVRLFDEYTGGVDNAKDGQYLSDAIDGATAVILANHGVLILADQLELACYRAVTFERMCRLNYDAMASGQKAVPVPPEQRGKLKDAINNKNMTVRYFWGGALRRLLRDEPEVLD
- a CDS encoding SDR family oxidoreductase, producing the protein MTAPFAGARVLVTGGGSGIGAATCEVLAAEGWEPVPVDLDPPPGGIALDVADDVAWERALDDVGPLRGLVTCAGIRTRGDIVDTSAADFRRHLDVNVVGTWLAIREYLRRHTTGDPGAIVTIASVNATIAVAGQAHYVASKGAVAALTKAAALEGAPLGVRANAIGPGPIRTPMTEERLVDPAQVAWLQSRVPLGRVGEPAEIGRVAEFLLSDAASYVTGETIYVDGGWVANGA